Below is a genomic region from Fischerella sp. PCC 9605.
GGCTCCTCCGTTGTAGCGACTGGCAACAAAGGTGAAAGGTGAAAGGTTAATAAATTCCTTTACCCTTTACCCTTTTCCCAATGCCCTATTCCCTAAAAATAAATTTATAAAAAAGTTTTCTTGTTAAATAGTGGCTATATTTGCCGTTGACATTGCTACTTCGCTGGCGCGGTCTTGCCTTTGCTTCACTTGGTTGGTAGCAAAATGCTTATCAATAAGTGCAGGAACTTGTGTAGCTTGAATGTGACTGTAGCGGGTTTTATCAGGCATAACTAAATTGGGCCCTGCCTTGCAGTTTTTCATACAACCAGTCGCTTTGATCGTCACCTGATCTTCTAAACCGCGATCGCTCAAAGCTGATTGTAAAGCCTGACACATAGCTTTGCCACCACGCTTCATGCAATCAGACTTTTGACATACCAAAATGGTAGCGACTTTAGTTGGTTGTGGCTTGGCGTCAGTAATTGATGGGGTGATAGGGAGATGGGGTGGTGGGGAGGAAGAATTTCTTCCACTTTCCCACTCTCCCAACGCCAGGTGCTTTATCCCGGAGAACCCGTCCACCGCACTGGCTCCTCTTCCCCTCTCCGAAGACGCCGCCATGACTCGCTCAGCTTTTAACTTAAGCGTACCTGTTTTGCGATCGTATTTTTTTTCACCTACAACTTGCAGCCAAATACCTGGTGGTAAACGCCAATCAAAAGCTATCCGTAAATGTTTAGCTAGCTTGACGTAACACTCTCCCTCAGAAGTCGCCAGTAGTAAACCTTTGAGTTTATAACCATCTTTGATAACAAAATCGAGGAACCTTCCCTCAAGACAAAATGCGGTTGTTTCAGTTTCGTGGGAATTACTCATTGTCTTGACCTATTTTTTACAAACACAAGCAATCTAGCGAGATATCACTGGGAATTGTTGGTGGTGAATGAATGCTACCAACACAGTTCCAACGCCCAAATCAATGCTTGCCGAGGGGCTGTGAATTGCCGCATGACACTCCAAAGTTGAATAGCTGTGTAAGCATTGTCAATTTGAACTGTCAATGGCTGGTTAGTCTCGCACCAGCAGGGAATATCTAGTTCCCGCAAGCGTTGATAGACCTGCCAGCGGTCTGCCCAATTCACTTCTATAACGTGCTTTACTTCTAGTTCTGAACTGAAAGACTTCAAGATTGCCGCCCTCAAAGTGCAATAAACTCGCAGTAACTACTGCGATCTGATTCCTTGATAAGGATATTTTTGGAAGTTGAACTCCTTAGAACAGCATAACCTAAGTGCAAACTTTTCTCAGTAGTTTTTGCAAAAAAATCTCAATCATACCTAATAACAGGAGAAGGGTGGAGCTAGGAAAAGAAATAAAGAGTAATGGCAAGATTAGGTAAATAAATCCCCAATTAAAAACTCAAAGTTCAAAATTATTAGCATTTACTCATCCCCGAACTGTCCAGCAGTAGAAGATTAAAGGGGACTGGGGATAGGGGATAAGGGATAAGTAATTTCCCGATCCCCTATCCCCGATCCCCAACCTTCTGCCTTGTCAGATAAGATTAATGAAAATTTTTACCTTTTCTACTGACTCTGGCTTCTGCTTCCTTTGTTCTAGCTTTTCTACCTCCTACATTCTTCCTCCTCAAAAATATCAAGCTGTTTGATGATATGTATTTGCGATAAGAAATAAAAGCAGAAGTTTTATACAGTTAAAAAAATCAAAGTTTTATAATATTTTTAGAGCTTGTTTTCATTTTTGAAATGCTAATATGTAAAGACTAAGCGGTTAGAATGCATAACTGCTCAAAAGCGAGGAGAACAATGTCTGAAACGCAAACTTTGTTACAAGATTTTGGTCAGGTTTATGACAATCCTGTACTGCTAGATCGCAGTGTCACTGCTCCAGTTTGTGAAGGATTTAACGTTGTCTTAGCTAGTTTTCAAGGCCTGGCCTTACAATACCAAAAGCATCATTTTGTAGTTGAAGGCGCAGAATTCTACTCTCTGCACGAGTTTTTTAACGAAAGTTATAAAGAAATACAAGAACACATCCATGATATTGGTGAGCGCCTAAATGGATTGGGAGGCGTGCCAGTTGCAACCTTCGCCAAATTAGCGGAATTATGCTGCTTTGAGCAAGAAGTGGATGGTGTCTTTTCCTGCCGTAACATGGTAGAAAATGATCTCAAGGCAGAGCAAGCGATGATTAAGTTGATTCGCAGCCAAGCTGCTCAAGCAGAAAGCTTAGGCGATCGCGCTACACGCTATCTCTACGAAAAAATCCTTCTGGAAACTGAAGAAAGAGCTTACCATTTGGCTCACTTCCTTGCCAAAGACAGCTTAACCTTAGGATTTGTTCAACGTGTTCAAAATTAACATCCTAATTATCTTAAGCTGTCTTTCCTAGACTGAAGGAAAAGTTGCAAGTGTTAGTTCTGAATAAATTATAAAAAAAGGCAGAGATAAGCACATTTATCTCTCTGCCTTTTTTATTTATGTATCTAAAAATACACACTATTAAAATCAAAAATTTTATTATTGCTTTACTATGAGTAAATACTCATATCTAAAAGAGTCTATAATTATAAAACTTAATTTATATATAGATAAAAATCAATTGCTATTTTATTGAGAACAATAACTAATAAATCTCAAATTAATCTAAAACAACTGATAAATTACAGCATGACTACTACACACAATTTAGACATACAAAAGCAGTAGAAAATGAACTCAAAATCTAAAAAATAAAGTGAAACAGTAAATTAATTACGCTTTTAGCCATGAAATTTTCCTATCTTTGTGCGATCGCCTAAGCTAGAGAAGACTACAGAATAAAATGCTTGGAACACTAGAAAAATCAACAAGAGTGCCTTTTCCTGACCAGGTCTCTGTCATTAAATGTAGAAAAGTTGATAACAAACAGCATTAGTAGTGGGTAAAGACCCTTAAAATAATCAGGATTTGTATTCTCATACTCCAAAGCAACGACTATGCCCCGCCGTGACGATATTAAAAAGATTCTGCTATTAGGGTCTGGCCCAATAGTGATTGGACAAGCTTGTGAGTTTGACTATTCTGGAACCCAAGCCTGTAAAGCGCTGCGAGAAGAAGGCTATGAAGTGGTACTGGTCAATTCCAACCCTGCTACAATCATGACCGACCCAGAAACAGCCGATCGCACATACATCGAACCGCTAACACCGGAATTAGTTGAAAAAGTCATCATCAAAGAACGACCTGACGCCCTATTACCAACAATGGGAGGACAAACCGCCCTTAACATCGCCGTCGCTTTGGCAAAAAGCGGAGTGTTAGAAAAGTACAGCGTCGAGTTAATAGGCGCTAAGTTACCAGCCATTGAAAAAGCCGAAGACAGGAAACTGTTTAACGAGTCGATGGCAAAGATTGGGGTGAAGGTGTGTCCCAGTGGTACAGCTTCTTCATTAGAAGAAGCAAAAGCGATCACCCATCGCATTGGTACTTATCCTTTAATTATTCGTCCAGCTTTTACTTTAGGTGGTACTGGCGGCGGTATTGCTTACAACGAAGAAGAATTTGCGGAAATGGCACAAGCAGGTATAGATGCTTCTCCCGTGTCGCAAATTCTCATCGACCAATCCCTTTTGGGTTGGAAAGAATACGAACTAGAAGTAATGCGCGACTTGGCAGATAACGTTGTGATTATCTGTTCAATTGAAAACATTGACCCAATGGGTATTCACACTGGCGACTCTATTACCGTTGCTCCTGCCCAAACCCTCACCGATAAAGAATATCAGCGGCTGCGGGACATGGCAATAAAAATTATCCGCGAGATTGGTGTAGAAACTGGCGGTTCTAACATCCAGTTTGCCGTCAATCCCGTCGATGGGGATGTAATTGTCATTGAAATGAACCCCCGCGTTTCTCGGAGTTCGGCTTTAGCCAGTAAAGCTACGGGTTTTCCGATCGCCAAAATGGCGGCTAAGCTAGCCGTCGGCTACACCTTGGATGAAATTAAAAATGACATCACCAAGAAAACTCCTGCCTCTTTTGAGCCGACCATAGATTATGTCGTCACCAAAGTTCCTCGATTTGCCTTTGAAAAGTTCCCCGGTTCTGAACCAGTGCTAACTACCCAAATGAAATCGGTAGGAGAAGCAATGGCAATGGGACGGACATTTAACGAGTCCTTCCAAAAAGCCCTGCGTTCTCTAGAAACAGGGCGTGCTGGGTGGGGATGCGACATTAAAGAAAAACTCCCTAGTGGCGAACAAATTCGCGCCCAACTACGGACACCAAACCCTGAGCGCATTTTTGCTGTGCGTCATGCCATGCAGCTAGGGTTAAGCATTGAGGAAATCTACGAGTTGACCGGGATTGACCCTTGGTTCCTCGATAAAATGCAGGAACTGCTGGAGTTAGAGAAATTCCTGAAGCGGACGCCCTTGCAGCAGTTGACAAAAGAGCAAATGTATGAGGTTAAGCGGCAAGGATTTAGCGATCGCCAAATTGCCTATGCCACCAAAACCACTGAAGATGAAGTCAGGGCATACCGCAAAAAATTAGGCGTTATCCCTGTTTACAAAACTGTGGATACCTGTGCAGCCGAA
It encodes:
- a CDS encoding (2Fe-2S) ferredoxin domain-containing protein is translated as MSNSHETETTAFCLEGRFLDFVIKDGYKLKGLLLATSEGECYVKLAKHLRIAFDWRLPPGIWLQVVGEKKYDRKTGTLKLKAERVMAASSERGRGASAVDGFSGIKHLALGEWESGRNSSSPPPHLPITPSITDAKPQPTKVATILVCQKSDCMKRGGKAMCQALQSALSDRGLEDQVTIKATGCMKNCKAGPNLVMPDKTRYSHIQATQVPALIDKHFATNQVKQRQDRASEVAMSTANIATI
- a CDS encoding Asr1405/Asl0597 family protein; protein product: MKSFSSELEVKHVIEVNWADRWQVYQRLRELDIPCWCETNQPLTVQIDNAYTAIQLWSVMRQFTAPRQALIWALELCW
- a CDS encoding Dps family protein; this translates as MSETQTLLQDFGQVYDNPVLLDRSVTAPVCEGFNVVLASFQGLALQYQKHHFVVEGAEFYSLHEFFNESYKEIQEHIHDIGERLNGLGGVPVATFAKLAELCCFEQEVDGVFSCRNMVENDLKAEQAMIKLIRSQAAQAESLGDRATRYLYEKILLETEERAYHLAHFLAKDSLTLGFVQRVQN